A genomic segment from Halomonas sp. TA22 encodes:
- a CDS encoding phosphodiesterase — MAEHVYIAQISDPHIKAGGKLSYRRVDTQAALIAAIHTLNHLVPRPHLLLISGDLVDFGRAEEYATLREVLDGLTMPFYLIPGNHDDRTHLRKCFPEHTYLTQHDEFLQWTVDDYPVRLIGLDSTVPGQAHGELCLRRLEWLDDRLNEQPNTPTLIMLHHHPFHSGIQHMDRQPLRNAKAFEAVLMGYHNIERVLCGHLHRSMQTRFANTLACSCPGVSHQVALQLDHDTPPAFVMEPPGYLLHRWSPEGDVMTHMGFVDGFAGPYPFYDENGLID, encoded by the coding sequence ATGGCTGAGCACGTGTACATCGCCCAGATAAGCGATCCGCATATCAAGGCAGGCGGCAAGCTCTCCTACCGCAGGGTGGATACACAAGCTGCCTTGATCGCCGCCATTCATACACTCAACCATCTTGTTCCCAGGCCCCACCTGCTTCTGATCAGTGGTGACCTGGTGGATTTTGGTCGAGCGGAGGAGTACGCAACGCTACGTGAGGTGCTCGATGGCCTGACGATGCCCTTCTACCTCATCCCAGGTAACCATGATGACCGTACTCATCTGCGCAAGTGCTTCCCTGAACACACCTATCTCACGCAGCACGACGAGTTCCTGCAGTGGACGGTCGATGACTACCCGGTGAGATTGATCGGGCTGGACTCCACGGTCCCAGGCCAGGCGCATGGCGAGCTATGTCTTCGGCGTCTCGAGTGGCTGGATGACAGACTCAACGAGCAGCCGAACACGCCGACACTAATCATGCTTCACCATCACCCCTTCCATAGCGGCATCCAGCACATGGACAGGCAGCCATTGCGCAATGCCAAGGCCTTTGAAGCGGTTCTAATGGGCTATCACAATATCGAACGCGTGCTATGCGGCCATCTGCATAGAAGCATGCAGACCCGTTTTGCCAATACCCTCGCCTGCAGCTGTCCCGGGGTATCCCACCAGGTAGCACTGCAACTCGACCACGACACCCCCCCTGCCTTCGTGATGGAGCCCCCTGGCTATCTGTTGCATCGCTGGTCACCTGAGGGCGACGTGATGACTCACATGGGGTTCGTCGACGGCTTTGCAGGCCCCTATCCCTTTTATGATGAAAACGGATTGATCGACTAA
- a CDS encoding MFS transporter: MSRHLLAMALAPLLGLFILGIGNGFLATLITLRLDAAGESAVVIGWVSSAYFIGLALGAVFNDRLLLRIGHIRAYGTFASLVAVTVLLQGLWLDAFWWFGLRLIGGWATVGVYLVIESWLLTSGDQKVRGRLLALYMISLYAAGVIGQLLLGVTDAAGETVPFMVIGLLASLSVLPMAMIPRVSPLIEHAEPLSPMRLITLTPTGVMGSFGSGLAVAAVYSLLPLYLQRVGLTVNQIGQMMAVVILGAMLLQYPIGRWSDRHDRQMVLILIGTFCALISAGMLLLPLNTWMLAGLLFLLGGGVFALYPVAVSHAADRAPAGALVRMSQGLLLINAIGSTVSPSLISPIMEAVGDAGLFWAFGAMSIGMVAFFGWRRSVRPAPIPVAPFAPSTPMSSAGAELAVTEELIQGATEHEHVEDLSDAVPEIEVAEPLAGPPREEEARIAYYDDVAGEAAEGTTKA; the protein is encoded by the coding sequence ATGTCTCGCCATCTGCTGGCCATGGCCCTGGCTCCCCTGCTGGGGCTTTTTATTCTCGGCATCGGCAATGGCTTTCTGGCCACGCTGATCACCCTGCGGCTCGATGCGGCGGGGGAGTCCGCGGTGGTGATCGGCTGGGTGTCGTCGGCCTACTTCATCGGCCTGGCGCTGGGGGCGGTGTTCAACGACCGACTACTGCTGCGCATCGGCCATATCCGCGCCTACGGCACCTTTGCCTCATTGGTGGCGGTGACCGTGCTGCTGCAGGGACTGTGGCTCGATGCGTTCTGGTGGTTCGGGCTACGGCTGATCGGTGGCTGGGCCACCGTTGGGGTCTATCTGGTCATCGAGAGTTGGCTGCTCACCTCCGGTGACCAGAAGGTGCGCGGTCGCCTGTTGGCGCTCTACATGATCTCGCTCTACGCGGCGGGGGTCATCGGTCAGCTGCTGCTGGGCGTCACTGACGCTGCCGGCGAAACGGTGCCGTTCATGGTCATCGGCTTGCTGGCGTCGCTCTCCGTATTGCCCATGGCGATGATCCCCAGGGTGTCGCCACTGATCGAACACGCCGAACCGCTCTCGCCGATGCGACTGATCACCCTGACGCCCACCGGTGTCATGGGCAGCTTTGGCTCGGGGCTGGCGGTGGCTGCCGTCTATTCGCTACTGCCGCTCTATCTTCAGCGTGTTGGCCTGACGGTAAATCAGATCGGCCAGATGATGGCCGTGGTGATTCTAGGGGCGATGCTGCTGCAATACCCCATCGGGCGCTGGTCCGATCGCCACGATCGTCAGATGGTACTGATCCTGATCGGCACCTTCTGTGCCTTGATATCGGCCGGCATGCTGCTGTTGCCGCTGAACACCTGGATGCTGGCGGGCTTGCTTTTCCTGCTCGGTGGTGGCGTGTTCGCCCTCTATCCGGTGGCGGTCAGCCACGCGGCGGACCGCGCCCCGGCAGGCGCCCTGGTACGCATGAGCCAAGGCCTGCTGCTGATCAATGCCATCGGCTCCACCGTGAGTCCCTCACTGATTTCACCGATCATGGAAGCCGTGGGTGACGCCGGGCTGTTCTGGGCCTTCGGCGCGATGAGTATCGGCATGGTGGCCTTCTTCGGCTGGCGACGCAGCGTGCGTCCGGCGCCGATTCCGGTGGCACCGTTCGCGCCCTCTACGCCCATGTCGTCGGCGGGTGCCGAACTCGCGGTGACCGAAGAGCTGATCCAGGGCGCAACCGAGCATGAGCATGTCGAGGATCTCTCCGACGCGGTGCCGGAGATCGAGGTCGCCGAGCCCTTGGCCGGTCCGCCCCGCGAGGAGGAAGCTCGTATCGCCTATTACGACGATGTCGCGGGGGAGGCCGCCGAGGGCACGACAAAAGCGTGA
- a CDS encoding Crp/Fnr family transcriptional regulator encodes MIEALVCKLDNYLTLTEEDQESLRDAIVGVEELKQGRDIIRVNERPEYVHLILEGWACRYKILPDGKRAIMSYLIPGDLCDVHIAMLDHMDHSVSTITPLRMALLSRQKIEDIFEKNNTLARAFFWSSLLEESTMREWFVNVTCRPADKRIAHIFCEMMIRYRAAGLTDQHNCIEFPLTQSELADATGITVVHTNRVLQKLRKEEMISLANKQLTIIDWERLKEFGDFDPSYLHLSEASL; translated from the coding sequence TTGATCGAAGCGCTGGTTTGTAAACTTGATAACTACCTTACGCTCACTGAAGAGGATCAAGAATCGTTGCGGGATGCTATTGTTGGAGTGGAAGAATTGAAGCAGGGAAGGGATATCATTCGAGTCAATGAAAGGCCTGAATATGTCCATTTGATTCTCGAAGGGTGGGCCTGTCGCTACAAGATTCTTCCCGATGGCAAGCGAGCCATCATGAGCTATCTGATTCCCGGCGATCTTTGCGATGTGCATATCGCCATGCTCGATCACATGGACCATTCGGTAAGCACCATTACACCGTTGAGGATGGCGCTGCTTTCACGACAGAAAATCGAAGATATCTTCGAGAAGAACAATACCCTTGCACGTGCCTTCTTCTGGTCGTCGCTACTTGAAGAGTCGACGATGCGCGAGTGGTTCGTGAATGTGACATGCCGTCCGGCAGATAAGCGGATTGCCCATATCTTTTGTGAAATGATGATTCGTTATCGTGCTGCAGGTCTCACGGATCAGCACAACTGCATCGAGTTCCCCTTGACCCAGAGCGAACTGGCAGACGCCACGGGGATCACCGTCGTGCATACCAATCGAGTACTGCAGAAGCTTCGCAAGGAGGAGATGATCAGTCTGGCCAATAAGCAATTGACGATTATCGACTGGGAGCGTCTGAAAGAATTTGGAGATTTCGATCCCAGCTACCTTCACCTCAGTGAAGCCTCTCTTTAA
- a CDS encoding ABC transporter ATP-binding protein: protein MPSSLKITLTRCARTFANGHTALEPIDLEVEAGETLVLLGPSGCGKTTTLRIISGLESPNRGGQVWFDDHDVTALPIEKRDVGMVFQNYALFPNMNVRENIAYGLKIKRLTASEIRQRVAQVMEMVDLGDFAERSIDKLSGGQKQRVALARAIAVRPRVLLFDEPLAALDAKLRDRLRLEIGMLLRKLGTTAVYVTHDQAEAMALGDRIAVMQQGKIAQIGTPREIYHQPQSAFVADFIGSSNCLEILGSAPGAVLVTGGKLPSPGATPVQQLYCRPEDLQIAEPEGAHIRGHVLQSFFLGQSQRLLVDIGSATPLQVDAPSRRHWHHGERIGLNIASDALFHPQLKSRSFPPASPESAHG from the coding sequence ATGCCATCTTCCCTCAAGATCACCCTCACGCGATGCGCACGAACCTTCGCCAATGGCCATACTGCACTCGAGCCGATCGACCTGGAGGTCGAAGCCGGCGAGACGCTGGTGCTGCTGGGCCCTTCCGGCTGTGGCAAGACCACCACGCTGCGCATCATCAGCGGCCTTGAGTCACCCAACCGTGGCGGACAGGTGTGGTTTGACGATCACGATGTCACGGCTCTGCCCATCGAGAAGCGTGATGTGGGCATGGTGTTCCAGAACTATGCGCTGTTTCCCAATATGAATGTCCGCGAGAACATTGCCTATGGCCTCAAGATCAAGCGCCTGACAGCCAGCGAAATTCGGCAACGGGTCGCGCAGGTAATGGAAATGGTCGATCTGGGCGACTTTGCCGAGCGCAGCATCGACAAGCTCTCCGGGGGACAGAAGCAACGCGTGGCGCTGGCCCGCGCCATCGCCGTTCGACCCAGAGTACTGCTATTCGACGAGCCGCTCGCGGCCCTCGACGCCAAGTTGCGAGACCGTCTGCGCCTGGAGATCGGCATGCTGCTGCGCAAGCTCGGCACCACTGCCGTCTATGTCACCCACGATCAGGCCGAGGCAATGGCCCTTGGTGACCGGATCGCGGTAATGCAGCAGGGAAAGATCGCTCAGATCGGCACACCCCGCGAGATCTATCACCAGCCGCAAAGTGCCTTCGTTGCCGATTTCATCGGCTCGAGCAACTGTCTGGAGATATTGGGCAGCGCGCCAGGCGCGGTGCTGGTCACCGGCGGCAAGCTCCCCTCTCCTGGCGCAACGCCGGTTCAGCAGCTCTATTGTCGACCGGAAGATCTCCAGATAGCCGAACCCGAGGGTGCCCATATCCGTGGCCATGTCCTGCAGAGCTTCTTCCTGGGACAGAGCCAGCGACTGCTGGTCGACATCGGCAGCGCTACGCCACTGCAGGTAGACGCGCCCTCGCGCCGGCACTGGCATCACGGCGAGCGCATCGGATTGAACATCGCCTCGGATGCGCTGTTTCATCCACAACTCAAGTCCCGCTCCTTCCCCCCTGCCTCACCGGAGAGCGCCCATGGCTGA
- a CDS encoding dienelactone hydrolase family protein, which translates to MRTLLALLCMALGMVAGPALAQTGMIQAEPISRPEFPIGWGPRVEGEIFEYTTGGQTYQGYLARNVNDNTPRPAVLVVHEWWGLNDYARTRADQLAALGFVALAVDMYGGGQTATHPEQAGEFSSQVMQDWPEARSKLEAAMSQLRDHPAVAVSGMAAIGYCFGGSVVMNMALSGMPLDAAISFHGSPTQAVHTPQAFSGAVQIHNGAADPMVTREELSTMARTLEAQGAEVKVINYVNATHAFSNPGADALGEEFGLPLGYDAAADASSWQAALLLLGRVLNP; encoded by the coding sequence ATGCGTACTCTACTCGCGCTTCTGTGTATGGCATTGGGGATGGTGGCGGGGCCGGCGCTGGCCCAGACGGGAATGATCCAGGCGGAGCCAATCAGCCGGCCGGAGTTCCCGATTGGGTGGGGGCCGCGCGTGGAGGGCGAGATATTCGAGTACACCACCGGCGGCCAGACCTATCAGGGGTACCTGGCCCGCAATGTCAACGACAACACCCCGCGTCCGGCGGTGTTGGTGGTGCACGAATGGTGGGGACTCAATGACTACGCCAGGACACGCGCCGACCAGTTGGCAGCACTCGGCTTCGTGGCCCTGGCCGTGGACATGTATGGCGGCGGTCAGACCGCGACCCATCCCGAGCAGGCGGGCGAGTTCTCTTCACAAGTGATGCAGGATTGGCCGGAAGCACGCAGCAAGCTCGAGGCCGCCATGAGCCAGCTGCGTGATCACCCCGCCGTGGCAGTTTCGGGCATGGCGGCGATCGGCTACTGCTTTGGCGGCAGCGTGGTAATGAACATGGCGCTTTCCGGCATGCCGCTCGACGCCGCGATCAGCTTCCACGGCAGCCCCACGCAGGCAGTGCATACGCCCCAAGCATTCTCGGGCGCCGTGCAGATTCATAACGGCGCGGCGGACCCCATGGTCACCCGAGAGGAGCTGAGCACCATGGCGCGCACCCTCGAGGCCCAAGGTGCCGAGGTCAAAGTGATCAACTATGTCAATGCCACCCACGCCTTCTCCAATCCCGGTGCCGATGCGCTGGGCGAGGAGTTCGGATTGCCGCTGGGTTACGATGCCGCCGCGGACGCCTCCTCCTGGCAGGCAGCACTGCTGTTGCTGGGTCGGGTACTTAATCCTTAG
- a CDS encoding class I SAM-dependent methyltransferase → MTQCCPLCTSCTTALYHRDARRDYHRCGRCELVFVPAAYRIGPEQERAVYDQHQNSPDDPGYRRFLSRLFDPLLERLAPGAEGLDFGAGPGPTLSVMFEEAGHSMAIYDPFFAPDGSVLERRYDFVTATEVVEHMFEPGREFARLAALLRPGGWLGIMTKRAGTPEAFAHWHYILDPTHVSFFSEASFAWLAEHLDMRVTFPAADVAILHKTGG, encoded by the coding sequence ATGACTCAGTGCTGCCCGCTATGCACCTCTTGCACGACGGCGCTTTATCACCGCGATGCGCGGCGCGATTATCACCGCTGCGGGCGCTGCGAGCTGGTCTTCGTGCCAGCGGCGTATCGCATTGGTCCCGAGCAGGAGCGCGCTGTCTACGACCAGCACCAGAACTCTCCCGACGACCCGGGTTACCGGCGCTTTCTCTCACGGCTGTTCGATCCTCTGCTCGAGCGGCTAGCGCCTGGTGCCGAGGGATTGGATTTTGGTGCCGGCCCCGGCCCGACGCTGTCAGTGATGTTCGAGGAGGCCGGTCACTCGATGGCGATCTACGATCCTTTCTTCGCTCCCGACGGCAGCGTGCTCGAGCGGCGCTACGATTTCGTCACCGCCACCGAGGTGGTCGAGCACATGTTCGAGCCCGGCCGCGAGTTCGCGCGGCTCGCCGCATTGCTGCGTCCCGGCGGTTGGCTTGGGATCATGACCAAGCGTGCCGGTACGCCGGAGGCGTTCGCCCACTGGCACTATATTCTCGACCCGACCCATGTGAGCTTCTTCAGCGAGGCGAGCTTCGCGTGGCTTGCCGAGCATCTCGATATGCGTGTGACATTTCCCGCGGCCGACGTGGCGATACTGCACAAAACCGGGGGGTAG
- a CDS encoding enoyl-CoA hydratase/isomerase family protein, translating into MSDTLIQVTEKAGVVRLTIDRPKALNALNSAVITELDATLATLEMRDDLRGVLITGGGEKSFVAGADIAEMRDKSPEQARQFASQALATLKRLERLPVPVVALVNGYCLGGGCELALACDWAVASDNALFGQPEVLLGVIPGFGGTQRLPRRVGPAMALDLVTTGRKIDAQEALRIGLVNRVVPQGHLDAYAEELAGQLAGNGPHAVRAAKQAVHDGMDQDLDAALALETSLFALGFAGEEQREGMSAFIEKRKPHF; encoded by the coding sequence ATGAGCGATACGTTGATTCAGGTGACCGAGAAGGCCGGCGTGGTGCGGCTGACCATCGACCGCCCCAAGGCGCTGAATGCCTTGAATAGCGCCGTCATTACCGAGCTGGACGCCACCCTGGCGACACTTGAGATGCGAGACGATTTGCGCGGCGTGCTGATTACCGGTGGCGGAGAAAAGTCCTTCGTGGCGGGTGCCGATATCGCCGAGATGCGCGACAAGAGCCCCGAGCAGGCGCGCCAGTTTGCCAGCCAGGCACTGGCGACGCTCAAGCGGCTCGAACGCCTGCCGGTGCCGGTGGTGGCCTTGGTCAACGGCTACTGCCTGGGTGGCGGGTGCGAGCTGGCGCTGGCCTGCGACTGGGCCGTGGCCAGCGACAATGCGCTGTTCGGCCAACCCGAGGTGCTGCTTGGAGTGATCCCAGGCTTCGGGGGTACCCAACGGTTACCGCGTCGAGTCGGGCCCGCCATGGCGCTCGATCTGGTCACCACCGGTCGCAAGATCGATGCCCAGGAAGCGCTGCGCATCGGCCTGGTCAACCGTGTCGTACCTCAGGGTCATCTCGATGCATACGCCGAGGAGCTCGCCGGCCAGCTTGCCGGCAATGGTCCCCATGCGGTCCGCGCTGCCAAGCAGGCGGTGCACGATGGCATGGATCAAGATCTCGATGCTGCCTTGGCGCTTGAGACCAGTCTGTTCGCGCTTGGCTTTGCCGGCGAAGAGCAGCGCGAGGGGATGAGCGCCTTCATCGAGAAGCGCAAGCCCCACTTCTAG
- a CDS encoding VOC family protein — MLSGLDHLVITVTDIPRAVDFYSRVLDLEVRYRDNERVDLLLGDMALRLHRHDTPATPKAATPTPGSVDLCFRSLLPLEEVSQHLDALEIAIELGPVRREGASGLIDSLYLRDPDGNLLEICRAVR, encoded by the coding sequence ATGCTGTCAGGTCTGGATCACCTGGTCATTACCGTGACCGATATTCCGCGCGCCGTGGACTTCTATAGCCGCGTGCTCGATCTCGAGGTGCGCTATCGCGACAACGAGCGCGTCGACCTGCTGCTCGGTGACATGGCGCTACGCCTTCACCGGCATGACACCCCGGCCACCCCCAAGGCCGCCACGCCGACTCCCGGCAGCGTGGATCTCTGCTTTCGCAGCCTGCTGCCGCTGGAGGAGGTGAGCCAGCACCTAGATGCCCTTGAGATCGCCATCGAGCTCGGCCCGGTCAGGCGCGAGGGCGCCAGCGGACTCATCGACTCACTCTATCTTCGCGACCCCGACGGCAACCTACTGGAGATCTGTCGCGCCGTGCGGTGA
- a CDS encoding ABC transporter permease, producing MGFYAQLGFTVLVCLFMIVPIIMSALAGLTENYFLGLSSGLTLRWVAEVWRLYADTIVLSIQLALACLALTLLLGVPAAYGLMKSRKRWANVIEELLLLPVAIPGLATALALLLAYGHYRDLRASWLFILIGHVLFTLPFMIRPVLSVLHASDIPRLEEAAASLGAGAWQRFIGIVVPNCMSGILAGALMVVTLSIGEFNITWMLHTPLNKTLPVGLADSYASMRLEIGSAYTLLFLLMIIPLLVALQWLGHLATRRH from the coding sequence ATGGGGTTCTACGCACAGCTGGGTTTCACCGTGCTGGTATGTCTGTTCATGATCGTGCCAATCATCATGTCGGCCCTGGCGGGGCTGACCGAGAATTACTTCCTTGGCCTGAGCAGTGGCCTGACCCTGCGCTGGGTCGCGGAAGTATGGCGCCTCTATGCCGACACCATTGTGTTGTCGATACAGCTGGCCCTGGCCTGCCTGGCCTTGACCCTCCTGCTCGGCGTGCCGGCTGCATACGGGTTGATGAAGAGCCGCAAGCGTTGGGCCAACGTCATTGAAGAGTTGCTACTGCTGCCGGTCGCCATCCCGGGCTTGGCCACCGCATTGGCCCTGTTGCTGGCCTATGGCCACTACCGTGACTTGCGCGCAAGCTGGCTGTTCATCCTGATCGGCCATGTGCTGTTCACACTACCGTTCATGATCCGGCCGGTACTGTCGGTACTGCATGCAAGCGACATCCCCCGCCTCGAGGAAGCTGCCGCCAGCCTCGGTGCCGGCGCCTGGCAGCGCTTCATTGGCATCGTGGTGCCCAACTGCATGAGCGGCATTCTGGCCGGCGCGTTGATGGTGGTGACGCTCTCCATCGGCGAGTTCAACATCACCTGGATGCTGCATACCCCGCTCAACAAGACGCTCCCCGTTGGGCTTGCCGACAGCTACGCCTCCATGCGCCTGGAGATCGGTTCCGCCTATACCCTGCTGTTCCTGTTGATGATCATTCCCCTGCTGGTGGCGCTGCAGTGGCTGGGTCATCTCGCCACACGTCGTCATTGA
- a CDS encoding methylglyoxal synthase — MSDPRPRRTIRRVLPARKRIALIAHDGKKAELLEWATQWREALAQHTLIGTGTTARRVSQTLGLPVSGLMSGPLGGDQQIGAMITEQRLDMVIFFWDPFAPQPHDPDVKALLRLAALWNVPVACNAASADFMLGSPWLNQDYEMAIPDAEAWVSDRTSE, encoded by the coding sequence ATGAGCGATCCACGCCCCCGGCGAACCATCCGCCGTGTCCTACCGGCCCGCAAGCGCATCGCGCTGATCGCCCATGACGGCAAGAAGGCGGAGCTGCTGGAGTGGGCCACGCAGTGGCGCGAGGCCCTGGCCCAGCACACGCTGATCGGCACCGGCACCACGGCGAGGCGCGTCTCGCAAACCCTGGGACTCCCGGTCTCAGGACTGATGAGCGGTCCCTTGGGGGGCGATCAGCAGATCGGCGCGATGATCACCGAGCAGCGACTCGACATGGTGATATTCTTCTGGGATCCCTTCGCTCCCCAACCCCACGATCCCGATGTCAAGGCACTGCTGCGCCTGGCGGCGCTTTGGAACGTGCCGGTGGCGTGCAATGCGGCAAGCGCCGACTTCATGCTCGGATCCCCCTGGCTGAATCAGGATTACGAGATGGCCATCCCCGATGCCGAGGCCTGGGTCAGCGATCGCACTTCGGAGTGA
- a CDS encoding DMT family transporter, which translates to MTPADTLRLLLLSSLWGMSFIFMRVAVPEFGTVPLIAVRMGVGALLLLPLLLSLRYLHLVWENKRGLFLLGLVNHVLPFCLLALATTRLEAGFTSLINATTPIFTALLGALFFTTPVRRQQYLGLAIALTGVYVLSANRLDFALGGDGWFILAVLGATFCYGFAGNYSKTYLSHLPVRVLAAGSSAMSALMLLVPAMLLWPSESVSGLAWVNALALAIFSTTVAFLLYFGLLSSAGATATSTVTFLVPISALLWGYLLLGEVLSMQIMLGMAITLVGTAIATQRVRLRRRPPSQPQL; encoded by the coding sequence ATGACTCCTGCCGACACGCTGCGCCTGCTGCTGCTCTCATCGCTCTGGGGGATGTCGTTCATCTTCATGCGGGTTGCCGTGCCTGAGTTCGGCACCGTGCCGCTGATTGCTGTGCGCATGGGCGTGGGTGCACTGCTGCTGTTGCCACTTCTGTTAAGCCTTCGCTATCTGCATCTGGTATGGGAAAACAAGCGTGGGCTATTTCTTCTCGGCCTGGTCAACCATGTGCTGCCCTTCTGCCTGCTGGCGCTGGCGACCACCCGGCTCGAAGCGGGCTTCACCTCGTTGATCAATGCCACCACACCGATTTTCACCGCGCTGCTTGGCGCGTTGTTCTTTACCACCCCGGTAAGGCGCCAGCAGTATCTGGGATTGGCGATAGCGTTGACAGGCGTTTACGTCCTGTCCGCCAACCGGCTGGATTTCGCGCTGGGCGGCGACGGCTGGTTCATTCTCGCCGTGCTCGGCGCCACCTTCTGCTATGGCTTTGCCGGCAACTACTCCAAGACCTACCTGTCGCACCTGCCGGTGCGCGTACTGGCGGCGGGCAGCTCCGCCATGTCGGCGCTGATGCTGCTGGTTCCGGCGATGCTGCTGTGGCCAAGCGAATCGGTCAGCGGCCTGGCCTGGGTCAATGCCTTGGCACTGGCGATATTCAGCACTACCGTAGCGTTTTTGCTCTACTTCGGGCTGCTCTCGAGTGCCGGGGCCACGGCAACCTCCACGGTCACCTTCCTGGTCCCGATCAGCGCTCTGCTGTGGGGCTATCTGCTGCTCGGGGAGGTGCTCAGTATGCAGATCATGCTCGGCATGGCGATCACCCTGGTGGGAACGGCGATCGCCACGCAGAGGGTAAGGCTTCGCCGCCGGCCGCCTTCACAACCTCAGCTATGA
- a CDS encoding DUF4870 domain-containing protein, which produces MNEPSTPSDAAVATQAKGPDTTMAMVVYGLYLASFLVGFTSLIGVVIAYLYRGKGPEWLDEHYRYQIRTFWIGLLYGFISLVLSLFGIGLLLMVALAVWLVVRCVKGFKGLQEKRAPSNVDTWLI; this is translated from the coding sequence ATGAACGAACCCTCGACACCCAGCGACGCGGCAGTCGCCACCCAGGCCAAGGGCCCCGATACCACCATGGCGATGGTGGTCTATGGCCTCTACCTGGCGAGCTTCCTGGTCGGCTTCACCTCGCTGATCGGCGTGGTGATCGCCTACCTCTACAGAGGCAAGGGGCCTGAGTGGCTCGATGAACACTACCGTTATCAGATCCGCACGTTCTGGATCGGCCTGCTCTACGGGTTCATTTCGCTCGTCTTGAGTCTGTTCGGCATAGGGCTACTATTGATGGTTGCCCTTGCAGTATGGCTGGTCGTGCGCTGCGTCAAGGGCTTCAAGGGACTCCAGGAGAAGCGAGCGCCCAGCAACGTGGATACTTGGCTGATCTGA
- a CDS encoding iron ABC transporter permease, translated as MSPMTPHEARPLHGAATSSSQALGDRLGAALKPRCAALLALIPVLTFFCAFWLLPFTRLVAMGLEPDKNSGEMAYWAIIVHPQYLYSLLSTLMVSIIVSLLAVATAGLAGFFLARNHFYGKGMLVAMLTFPLAFPGVVVGFLVIMLGGRQGALAQVSMMLFGERWIFAYSLAGLFVGYLYFSIPRVITTVMAACEKLDVSLEEAARSLGASPWRVVRDVIVPGLAPALISTGALCFATSMGAFGTAFTLGTRMSILPLNIYGEFTNYANFSMAAALSVMLGVVTWVSLFLARRLSGGNLGAPV; from the coding sequence ATGTCACCGATGACACCGCACGAGGCGCGGCCCCTGCACGGGGCCGCCACTTCGTCCTCCCAAGCACTGGGGGATCGGCTTGGCGCTGCCCTCAAGCCCCGGTGCGCCGCTCTGCTGGCCTTGATCCCGGTATTGACCTTCTTCTGTGCCTTCTGGCTGCTCCCGTTCACGCGGCTGGTGGCGATGGGGCTGGAGCCCGACAAGAACAGCGGCGAGATGGCCTATTGGGCGATCATCGTGCATCCGCAATATCTCTATAGCCTGCTGTCGACGCTTATGGTGTCGATCATCGTCTCGCTGCTGGCCGTGGCCACCGCCGGGCTGGCCGGCTTCTTTCTGGCACGCAATCATTTTTACGGCAAGGGCATGCTGGTCGCCATGCTGACCTTTCCTCTGGCGTTCCCGGGGGTGGTGGTGGGTTTCCTGGTGATCATGCTCGGCGGGCGCCAGGGCGCTCTGGCCCAGGTAAGCATGATGCTGTTTGGCGAGCGCTGGATATTCGCCTACTCATTGGCCGGGCTCTTTGTCGGCTATCTCTATTTTTCCATTCCCCGCGTGATCACCACGGTAATGGCCGCCTGCGAAAAACTCGACGTCAGCCTCGAGGAAGCGGCTCGCTCGCTGGGCGCCAGTCCATGGCGGGTGGTCCGGGACGTGATCGTGCCCGGCCTCGCCCCGGCCCTGATCTCCACCGGCGCGCTCTGTTTTGCCACCAGCATGGGCGCCTTCGGAACCGCCTTCACCCTAGGCACCCGCATGAGCATTCTGCCGCTGAACATCTACGGGGAATTCACCAACTACGCCAACTTCTCCATGGCCGCGGCGCTTTCGGTCATGCTCGGGGTGGTGACCTGGGTCTCGCTCTTCCTGGCGAGGCGGCTGTCAGGCGGCAATCTGGGGGCACCGGTATGA